One Spirosoma agri DNA segment encodes these proteins:
- a CDS encoding T9SS type A sorting domain-containing protein, which translates to MALDKETTGAVDIKLKNAAGKALFDQQLSKNEKKSRISLNMSDLPKGAYQLEISNGIDTSTQTVTPTTKLSSSPSRLVAIN; encoded by the coding sequence ATCGCTCTCGATAAAGAAACGACGGGTGCGGTTGATATCAAACTCAAAAACGCAGCTGGCAAGGCCCTGTTCGATCAACAGTTGAGTAAGAACGAGAAGAAATCGCGGATTAGCCTGAACATGAGCGATTTGCCCAAAGGTGCCTATCAGCTGGAGATTTCAAACGGGATAGATACCTCAACCCAGACCGTGACACCAACCACGAAGCTATCTAGTTCACCCAGCCGCCTGGTAGCCATCAACTAA
- a CDS encoding recombinase family protein — protein sequence MAGTRPAPVKYVAYYRVSTRAQGNSGLGLDAQKASVAAFVKGSDHQAMIVAEFTEVESGKNNQRIQLAAAIDRSKKEGAVLVIAKLDRLSRNASFIFTLRDSGVNFQCVDMPDANTLTIGIFATLAQHERELISSRTKAALQAKIAQGAVLGNPENLTDEARRKGTEATRRNAQANRDNRRATTVAEMMHKAGKNYTQIADHLNQTGFRTVRGCAFQATQVMRLIKRSLP from the coding sequence ATGGCTGGTACCCGACCGGCTCCGGTTAAGTATGTGGCCTATTATCGGGTATCGACCAGAGCGCAGGGTAATTCGGGTTTAGGGCTTGATGCGCAAAAAGCATCGGTGGCCGCATTCGTGAAGGGGTCGGACCATCAAGCAATGATTGTGGCGGAGTTCACCGAAGTTGAATCCGGGAAGAACAACCAGCGTATTCAGCTGGCAGCCGCTATTGATCGATCAAAAAAGGAGGGGGCTGTTCTGGTCATCGCTAAACTTGACCGATTGAGCCGTAACGCTTCGTTCATCTTCACACTGCGGGATTCGGGCGTCAACTTTCAATGTGTCGATATGCCAGACGCTAATACATTGACCATTGGTATCTTCGCGACACTAGCCCAGCATGAACGCGAGTTGATCAGCTCACGGACTAAGGCAGCACTGCAGGCTAAGATAGCTCAGGGTGCCGTATTGGGTAACCCCGAAAATCTTACCGATGAAGCCAGACGAAAAGGAACCGAAGCTACCCGGCGCAACGCTCAGGCTAACCGGGATAACCGGCGCGCTACAACAGTAGCTGAAATGATGCATAAAGCGGGTAAGAACTATACGCAGATTGCGGATCACCTCAATCAAACGGGATTTCGTACTGTTCGGGGCTGCGCGTTCCAGGCTACGCAGGTAATGCGATTGATTAAGCGGAGTTTACCATAG
- a CDS encoding aldo/keto reductase, with translation MTAIQNEYSLIWSGPEEKIIPLCEELGIGFVPWSPLGVGFLTGTIDANTRFAPGDIRGIESRFSPENLPHNLALVVLVKSWTVRKKATPAQISLAWLLAQKPWIVPIPGTTQMEHMLENIGSTNAPFTADELKQFNTELAKIEVKGDRLPQMVLAFSNVEAPVKK, from the coding sequence GTGACGGCTATTCAGAACGAATACTCGCTCATCTGGAGTGGCCCGGAAGAGAAGATTATTCCTCTCTGTGAGGAACTGGGCATCGGCTTTGTGCCCTGGAGCCCGCTTGGCGTGGGTTTTCTGACCGGAACCATCGACGCCAATACCCGGTTCGCTCCCGGCGACATCCGCGGGATAGAGTCCAGGTTCTCGCCCGAGAATCTCCCCCATAACCTGGCACTCGTGGTTTTGGTAAAAAGCTGGACTGTTAGAAAAAAAGCAACGCCCGCTCAAATCTCACTTGCCTGGCTGCTGGCGCAGAAACCGTGGATTGTGCCCATTCCCGGAACTACCCAGATGGAGCACATGCTGGAGAACATTGGGTCAACCAATGCGCCGTTTACGGCTGATGAGCTCAAGCAATTTAATACCGAACTAGCCAAGATCGAAGTTAAGGGTGACCGTCTGCCGCAAATGGTACTTGCGTTTTCTAATGTAGAAGCACCGGTAAAGAAATGA
- a CDS encoding cupin domain-containing protein — MNIPVGYVTFEPDARSHWHSHAGGQVLLAVGASATIKSGESPFKSYRKGMP, encoded by the coding sequence ATGAATATTCCGGTGGGCTATGTAACTTTCGAGCCAGATGCCCGATCGCACTGGCATAGCCACGCGGGCGGACAGGTGCTACTGGCAGTGGGGGCATCGGCTACTATCAAGAGCGGGGAAAGCCCATTCAAATCTTACAGAAAGGGGATGCCGTGA